The Haloprofundus salinisoli region CAGATACGGGAGTTCGAGGTGGATATCGACTCGAACGGCGAGGAGGCCCCCGACACGCTCGAGAGCCTGCTCGCCGCATACGCGTCCTGCTTCGTTCCGGCGCTCCGCGTCGGAGCGCAACAGCGGGGCGCCGACGACCTCGGACGCATCGAGATCGACGTGACCGGGGAGTTGAACGACGACGACAAGCTCGAATCGGTCACCTTCGACGTCCACGTCGAACCGACGCTCGAAGACGGTCAGGGTGAGGAGATCCTCGAGCGCGCCTTCGAACTCTGCAAGGTCCACGACGCGCTCAAGGAGAGCCTCCACGCGGACACGACCATCGAAGGCGGGTCAGGCTAACCCGCAGCGGTCGGATCCACGTCGGTGGAGTCGCGTCGTCCCCGCGCGGACCCTTCGAATCGGTAGCAGGGTGACGTAGGCGATTAATTTCCAGACGACCGCGCCGTCATTTGGTCGCCGATGAAGCAATCTTTAGGACGTTCCAGTTCCACGCTTAGTACGTATGACGGATATCCAGACGACCACGGTCAGCGAAGAGGGCTACGCGAGCACGAGCGAGGTCGGCGATTTCGAACTCTCTATCGACGCCACCGGCGAGCAGGGACCGGACCCGAACTCGGTGCTCGTCGCGGACTACGCGTCGTGTTTCCTGCCCGCGTTCCGCGTCGGCGGCTCCCAGCGCGGCTTCGACGATCTCGGTACGGTCCAGATCGACGCCGAAGCGAACCTCGACGACGACGACGACCTCACGGGGATTCGCTTCGATATCTACGTCGAGGCCGACCTCGGCGACGAAGTCGACGAAGTCGTCTCGCGTGCAGAGGACATCTGTCACGTCCACGCGGGGCTCCGCGAGGGACTGCACGCAGAGGTTTCGGTCACCGACGACGCGTTCTAAGCGACGCTCGACGCGACACCGAATTTTTTCCGGACCGGAGGACGAGTCGAGAAGTAACTACTGTCGGCGATAGCTTCGATAGCTCATCGCGTGGCCGTCGACGATGACCGTCTCGCGTTCCTCGGGGTCGTACATGGGGGCAGACATCCGCTCGTCGCGGAAGCGGTAGGGACTGTCGTCACCTTCCATACCATCCGTTCGTCGTTCTCGTACAAAACAGTGTGGTGTGTTCTCAATGACCACATATCGTGGGCGACTCGCTCTCAGTCGTCGGCCGCGACGGAGGCCGGTTCGTGGTCGACGCTCGTCCCCAAAACATTGAGGAACTGCGAGAGCCACTCGGGGTGGTCCGACCAGTCGTGGCCGGTGACGAGGTTGCCGTCGGTGGTCACCTCGTCGACCCACGCGCAACCGGCGGCCTCGCACTCGGCGCGCACAGCGGGGTAGGAGGTCATCTCGTAGCCGTCGAGGACGCCCGCCGCGGCGAGAATCTGCGGGCCGTGACAGAGCGACGCGACGGGCTTGTTCTCCTCGAAGAAGTGCCGGACGTACTCCAGCACCGCGTCGTACGTACGGAGGTACTCCGGCGCGCGCCCGCCGGGGACGACGAGGCCGTCGTACGCTTCGGGATTTACGTCGTCGAACGTCGCGTTCAGCGTGAAGTCGTGGCCGCGCTCCTCCAGATACGTCTGGTCGCCGCGGAAGTCGTGGACGGCGGTCTTGACCGTCTCGCCCGCTTCTTTCTCCGGGCAGACGGCGTCGACTTCGTGACCGACCATCTGCAGCGCCTGGAACGGCACCATGAGTTCGAGGTCTTCGCCGAAGTCGCCGACTATCATGAGTAGTTTCTTACCTGACATGGCATGTATGAGTGACTCACGCAGAGTGATAACGTTTCGTCGGAGCGCCCGTTTGCGACGCCGCCGACAGCGCCACCCCAAAGCGGTAGTACGCACCGCACGACGCGAGGAGTATGAGACGAACCGCCGTCGACGACGTCGAATCGACCACCTTCGACGACGGTACGGAGCGCCACCGCCTCTCCGATTCGCTGGAGACGGCCGCTATCGCGCTCAACCGCTACCGCGTTCCGCCCGGCAGTGGCCTCCCCGGTGGTCTCCACGCGCACGCCGACCAAGAGGAGGCGTTCGTCGTCACGGAAGGCGAGGCGACCTTCGAGACGTTGGACGGGGAAGTCGTCGTCGAGCAGAGCGAGGTGATTCGGTTCGCTCCCGGCGAGTTCCAGTCGGGACGAAACGGTTCCGACGACGAGCTCGTGGTGCTGGCAGTCGGCGCACCCCGAGAGAGCCGCGACGTCCGAGTGCCGCTTCGGTGCCGTGAGTGCGGTCACGACGAGTTACGGCTGAGAGCCGCCGACGGCGACCCCGAACTCATCTGTCCGGCCTGCGACGCCGCGTATTCGCCGCAACCGTGCCCGGCCTGCGGTCACGCCGAGATGCGCGTCGCGCTGAGTAAAGCGGGAAAAATCGTCGCCGCGTGTCCCGACTGCGGAGGCGAGTTCGAAGACCACATCTGAGCGCGTCGGATCAGAAACGGCGGCCGCCCAGCACCTGCTCGATGTCGGCGAAAGCGTCGAGTACGTAGTCGGGTTCGACCGCCGACTCGGCCAGCGCGCGGTCGTCGGTGATGCCGGTTTTCACGAGCACCGTCGTCATCCCCGCCGACGCGCCCAGCGCGATGTCGGTGTCGAGTCTGTCGCCGACAATCAAACATCGCTCGGCGTCGTGGCCGAGGCGGTCGAGCGCCGATCGGCGGGCGTGCGCGGAGGGTTTGCCGAGCGTCGCGTCCGGCGAGCGGCCGGCGACGCCCGCGACGGCGTGGGTCATCGCCCCGGAACCCGGTACGTCGCGGTCGACCGCCGGGATAGTCATGTCGGGGTCGGTGCTCAGGAAGGGAACCGACTCGTCTTCGAGCGCGACCATCGCCGCCACGAGGTCGTCGTAGTGGAACTCGCGGTCGACGGAGACGACGACGGCGTCGGCGGCCGTCGGGTCCGCCGTGACGGTCAGGCCCGCGTCCTCGAACTGGGCCGTGAGGCCGGTCTCGCCCACGACGAACAGCGAGTCGGCGGCGTGTTCGGCTTCGAGGTACGCCGTCGTCGCCGTCCCCGACGTGAGCACCTCGTCGGGGTCGACGTCGATACCGGCGCGGGCGAAGCGCTCGGCGTACACCGGGGGCGCTTTCGTCGGGTTGTTCGAGAAGAAGACGCGGTCGACGCCCGCCCGACGCAGGGCGTCGAGCCCGGTCGTCGCTCCCGGTATCCGTTCGTTTCCCCTGAGAACCGTCCCATCGACGTCGAGTACTGCCCCGCGAAACTCCATCGTCCGCCGTAGGACACCCGCGATGTTGAACCCGGCGGTGACCGTGCACCGTCAGTCGTTGTCGTGCAGTCTCCAGTGAGGCGTTCGGTCGTATTCGTCCCCGTGCAGGGCGTTTTCGCGACGACGGTCGGAATCGAACCAAAGAACAATGTATACCGAACCCTTCTATCGGCCACCGTGACGAACACGCAGTTGACGCTCATCCAGATAGACAACTACGGACCCTGGACGGTCACCCCCGAACCGAGACGGGAGATGGACCTCCAGACGCTGCAGTCTCGCCTCTTTGCGGACCTCGCGCAGTTCGTCGGCAGCCGCGACGGCTACGCCTTCTTCACACGCTTCGACAACATGGTCGCGGTGACGAACGGCCTCGACCGCGCCGACCACGAGCTCATGCAGGAGTCGATTCGGAACCGCTACCCCGTGACGCTCAGCCTCGGCGTCGGCGTCGACGAGGTACCCGTCGAGGCCCTCGAACGCGCCACCGAGGAGGTTCAACTCGCCGGCAGCGCCCAGGACGGCGACCGCCGCGAGGTGCTCGGCGGCGAGTTCCACGCCTCCTCGGGCACCGACGACCTCCACATCGCCCACTTCGACGTCAACGACGCCACCGGTAAGTACACCGACCGCCTCAACGAGTTCGACTCGTTCATCCACATCGAACAGGGCTACGCGAGCCTGATGCGCCACATGCGCGAGGCCCACGGCGCGCTCTCCTTTTTCGTCGGCGGCGACAACATCATCTCCGTCTGCCCCTCGCTGTCGGAGAGCAAGTACCGAAGCGCCATCGAACACGTCGAGTCGGAAGTCGGCGTCGAGCTGAAAGTCGGCGTCGGCGCGGGCGAGAGCGCCCACGTCGCCGGCTTCGCCGCCAAACACGCGCTCGAAGACTGTCGACACCGCGGCACCGACATCGAGTTCGCCGCCGCACCGGCGCACGTCAGCGACGACTGACCATGCCCGCACGCTCCGTGACGTTCACCGCTCCACGCGAAGTCCGCGTCACGGAGTCCGAAGTTCCGACGCCCGACGACGGCGAGGTGCTCGTCGAGACGGCGTACTCGGCTATCAGTCCGGGGACGGAACTGCTCATCTACCGCGGCGAAGCCCCCCGGGAACTGGAAGCCGACGAGACCATCGGCGCGCTCGACGGCTCGCTCGACTACCCGCTGCGGTACGGCTACGCCGCCGTCGGTACCGTCGCCGCCGTCGGCGACGCCGTCGACGAGGCGTGGCTGGACCGTCGCGTGTTCGCGTTTCACCCCCACGAGAGTCACTTCTGCGCCCCGCCGACCGAACTCCACCCGGTGCCCGACGACTGCTCGACGGCGGCGGCGGCGCTGCTTCCGAACGTCGAGACGGCGGTCAACTTCGTCATGGACGGCCGGCCGATGGTCGGCGAGCGCGTCGTCGTCTTCGGACAGGGGTTGGTCGGTCTGCTGACGACGGCAGTGCTCTCGTCGTTTCCGCTCGCCGAACTCGTCACCGTCGACAGCGTCGCCGAGCGCCGCGCCCTCTCACGGGCGTTCGGTGCCGACGAGAGCGTCGCGCCGGAGGAGATAGACGACCGCTTCGACCCCTCGGGTCCGTCGCTGGACGGCGACGCGCGCGGACACACCAGCGACGGCGCGGATCTGACGTTCGAGCTGTCGGGTAATCCGGCGGCGCTCGACGCCGCCGTCGGCGTGACGGGGTACGACGGCCGCGTCGTCGTCGGGTCGTGGTACGGCACGAAACCGGTGACGCTCGACCTCGGCGGCCGGTTTCACCGCAGTCGGATCCGACTCCAGAACAGCCAGGTGAGCACGCTCGACCCGTCGCTTCGCGGGCGGTGGGACAGCGACCGCCGCCTCGACGTGTCGTGGGACCGCCTCGCCGACTTCGACGCCGAGGGCCTGCTCACCCACCGCGTTCCCGTCGACGAAGCTGAACGCGCCTACGAGTTGCTCGACTCGAAATCCGAAGCCTCCGTGGGTATCCTCTTTACCTACGGCGGTCCGTAGCGACAGTATGTACTCGGTTACCGTCCGTCGGTCGTTCATCGCCCAGCACTTCCTGACGGTCCCCGACGCCGGACCGGAGGGCGAGTTGCACTCGCATCGCTTCGGCGTCGAACTCCGGTTCGAGGGGTCGACGCTGAACGAGTACGGCTATCTCGTCGACATCGACGACGTGAAGGCGGCGCTGTCGCCGACCGTCGACCGATACCGCGACGCGACGCTGAACGACCTCCCGGAGTTCGAAGGGCAGAACCCGAGCGTCGAGCGACTCGCGCGGGTTCTCTGCGAAGCGGTCGTCGACGAGGCGACGCTCGAGAGTCCCGAACGGGTCCGCGTGACGGTGTGGGAAGACGAGGAGGCGGCGGCGGCGTACGAGACGGCGCTCTGAATGCGCGTCGGCATTCTCGTCTACGGCGATCTCGACGAACGTTCCGGCGGCTTTCTCTACGACCGCCGGGTCGTCGAACATCTGCGCGAACGCGGCGACGACGTCGTCGTGTTTTCGCTGCCCGAGCGCGGCTATCTCCGCTCGACGGCGGACAACCTCGACGGCTCGCTGCCCCGCCGCATCCGTGCGGCCGACCTCGACGTCCTGCTGCAGGATGAGCTCTGCCACCCGTCGCTGGCGTGGCTCAACCGTCGACTCGGCGTCGACGCGCCGGTCGTCGCCGTCGTCCATCACATCCGCGCCGCCGAGGCACGTTCGGTGTGGCGAAACGCGCTCGTACGGCGTCTCGAACGGGCGTATCTCCGGTCGGTCGACGCGTTCGTCTGCAACAGCGAGACGACGCGGCGGGCCGTCTCGACGCTCGTCGGCGGCGATGCGGCCGGGACCACCGCTCCGTCGGTCGTCGCCTACCCGGCGGGCGACCGCTTCGGGACGACGGTCTCCGCCGCTCGCGTCCGCGAACGCGCGCGCGACGGTCCGCTCCGCGTCGTCTGCGTCGGCAACGTCACGAGACGCAAGAATCTGGAGACGCTCCTGGCGGGGTTGGCGCGGATTCGCCGGCCCTGGGAACTCGTCGTCGTCGGGAGCCTCGCCGTCGACGCCGAGTACGTCGCGGAACTCCGTTCTGCCGTCGACCGGTTGCGCCTCGACGGCCGGGTTCGTTTCGCCGGTCGACTCGACGACGCGGCGCTCGCGGCGCTGTACGAGCGAAGCCACCTGTTCGCGATGCCCTCGACCCACGAGGGGTTCGGCATCGCCTACGTCGAAGCGATGGGGTTCGGACTCCCGGTCGTCGCGTCCGCCGCCGGCGGCGCGAGCGAACTCGTCGCCGACAGGACGAACGGCTATCTGGTCGACCCCGCCGACCCGACGGAGGTGACGGACGCCGTCGCCCCGCTGTGCCGGAACCGCAAGCGCCTCGCGCGGATGGGGGTAGCGGCGTTGGCGACGTACGAAGCCCACCCGACGTGGGCGGAGACCGGCGCGCGCGTCGGGTCCTTTCTCGATTCGCTCGCTGCCGGGTCGGATTCGGCGTGACTGGTCCGTCGAGGTGGCGGTGAACGCGTCGCGTTCGTGCCGAGAGGCCGCACCGGTGAGAGGCCACTCTGCTGAGAGGAACGGGGAAGCGCGCCGAGAGAGCGAGCTCCAGGCCGGAAAACTCCACGGGGAGAGCGGCGACGGGGAACCTCGGGTCGGCGTGTTACTTTCGCTCGCGGTGTCGGTGTTGCGCGTCGGTACCCGGGACGAGTTCCAGTTCCGGGACCTGCTCGTGGACGGCGAGCGGGCCGTGTATCTCGCGGACGTGTAGTCGAAGGTTCGGGACGGCCACGGCGACGAACTGCTCCTCGCAGTCGTCGACTGGGCACGGTCCGGTGTACTGGTACGGTTCGCCTCTGGGTCGGTCGCTCATCGCCGCTTGCTCCCGTTCATGGGGACGCCTACGTGTCTCAGTATGTAAACCTTCTTTTCTGTGATTGCGGACGCGGCGGTAGAAGGTGGCTCGAACTCGATTCCGAGGCGTCAGTATTGGAAATATAACTGTCAGAAGTAGTAGTACGTCGGTGCGGTTTCGGGCGAAGCGAACGCCGGCCGATAACGTGGAGCACTCTACTTCTTGATAGTAATCTACGGAAACCTTATTATTAGAAAAACACATCGAGTATCTTGGTGTCTACAACCGACCCTCACCGAGAACCGAGCCGCCGACACGGATACTTGAAGCAACCGAGCTGCGAACTGAAACTGGGCGGCCCGCCGACCACGAACGTCGAAGACGGAATCAGCGACGAACAGGTCGCGTGGCTGCAGCGACTGGTCGACGCGCGGAGGAGAGACAGGAGACCGAAGCCGCGCGAACCATAGAGACCCGATTGGTAGAGCAGTTACTTCGTGCCACGGAGAACTCCTGTGGTGTGCCTCTTCTACTGGGTCGAACGCATCCCATCTAGACGAGGAGCGACAGATTTTGTATGGAGTTGTCCCAGAGAAGTTGGAGACTTACACAGAAGTACTATATCTGGAAAAAAGGGCAGCATCTCGCCAGATGGCGAATTGGTGCTGATTAAAGGCCAAGGGAATCACAACACAATGGAGTGGGTCCGACTCAAACCATCAGCATAGAGAATCTGTTTACCTCTCTTCGCACTCCGCCAAATGATTCGACAACGCCCCTTTCTTCACCTCCTCACCACAGAGCGGACACTCCTCAGTCACAGTTGCTTCCCGAGCCGACCCGCGCATCTCAGTTGTTCCGTAGGGGCCAGACATTCGATAGCAACCCTGCGGCACGTATATGTGGTCCATCTACTACGTTTCATCAGATGGTCTACTTTGAGTGCGAGGTATGTGGTACACGCGTCTCAAACGAGGTGTCCGTTCTCTACGACAGGTCACGGCTGTGCGAAGACGGATGGTCGATGAAGAATCAGAAGGACTACCTCCCTGAGGGGTTCTACATCGTCGGCTCTGACGACGATATCTACCTTGACGTAGAGGGAGATTATCTCCTCAACGGAGAGGACGTTATCATGATGGACCGGTTTGAGGCAGCTCCGATAGAGGAGTACGTCACCTTCTATGGCTGTTGTGAGCTTACAGGCGAGGCTCCAAACACCTTCTGCGTCAACGGCCACAAGTATGCAACAGAAATCTCAGACCACTGTTCGCGAGTTGTTCAACTTCATCGCGACCGTGTAGTGCCTCAGTTTAGAGACTAACTCGCTACTGCGGTGTGACTTCGTACCTGATTCACCCGGTTCCAATCCCGTGAGCGACGAAGTTCACCGTACTCCCTTCTCGAACCACCGACCCCGGAAACTCCGCGACGATACTCAGTATCCCGACGAACGTTCCCACCAAAATCAGAACTGCCCGCAGCTGATTCGCATTCACCCACGGCACCAGCTCGTCGAGCGGTACTATCCACCCCTGCTTCGTCCCGACCAGAACCGCAACGAGCGCGAGCGCGCTCAAGACACCGAAGAGAATCCGAACCGGTGGCATCGCCATCGTCACGGTTAGTTCCAGAAAGAACGTCAAGAGCAGGTATCCCAGCGCCGTCTAGATATAGTTAGTTTATTGCTGTCATGAATATCAATTCAGAGATACGATGTCCTCCATCGAGACGCACGGCCTGACGAAACGCTTCGGTGACGATGTCGTCGCCGTCGACAATCTTGATCTCACGGTTGAGCCAGGGGAAGTGTTCGGCTTTCTCGGGCCGAATGGTGCCGGGAAGTCCACGACGATCATCATGTTACTCGATTTCGTCCGGCCAACGTCGGGCGAAATCACCGTTCTCGGATATGATCCATTCTCGGAAGCTCAATTTTGGTCTTGGCCAAATTCTCTACAATCGATATAATCTGCCTACTGAATACAGAGGATGTATTCAGCAGCTAGAAGAGTAGATTCTCTGAGGACTGGTAAGGCTGGTTACCTCGTGCGGCACTGGTATCGAACTATGCTAATCGATAGTAGAGTGAAGTACCGTCCTCAGTTTCGACCTCCTTGCTCGTCACAATTCCCTCTTCAACGAGTTCGTCAAGTGCCTCATCAATATCGTCAACGACGATCGTCGTAGCAGTGACATCACCAGCGAAGTCGATTAGGCCATCAGAGAGTGAACCGAGGGGGTGTCGAGTCCGATTCATGAACACAGGGGTGAAATCGACACCGAGGACAATTTCCCGTTCGGTGAAGGCCTTGTCAGGTCGCTCGCTCAGAAACGACGTGATGAGATCCTTCTCGGTCTCGATAGGTCCTTCCTCGTCGTTGGTAATCGGGTCGTCGCCGGTCACTTCGACAGTCCCTGCTTCGAATTCATCGTTGGAAATTGGCATTCTCGTATTATCACGTATATCTATAGGACTAATTAAGTATCGAATAGGATGGTTGGAGTTCAGCGCCCAGCAGAAAGCACCGGTACCTTCCTCCGCTATGGATGAACTCCGTTATGACCGATACGCGCCCTGTATTCAGCAGTCGGTGAGCGAACTCCTCAACCACTGTCAGTAACGGAGTGCAAGATACAGAGGATGTATTCAGTAATCGTGCATCATTGCTTTTCACGTCCTTGATGGCGAAACAGCCGTTAGGTAGGTGTGCATATCTATCAAAGAACGAACCTCGATCTCACGAGTCAACATTCAACACCGCCTATGAAGACTTTCTTAATCTTGAATGACGATCCGTGGGCGTGCGATACACTTGATACATCAGAGCCACGGCGAACCCGCAGAGTAGTGTACCCATGAACGTACTAATGGTCAAGTAGTACACCCCGACAGCAAATACCAGAACACAGGTATAAAATCCGAAGTACTTGTA contains the following coding sequences:
- a CDS encoding OsmC family protein — its product is MAKEVHTVSEEGYSATSQIREFEVDIDSNGEEAPDTLESLLAAYASCFVPALRVGAQQRGADDLGRIEIDVTGELNDDDKLESVTFDVHVEPTLEDGQGEEILERAFELCKVHDALKESLHADTTIEGGSG
- a CDS encoding OsmC family protein, encoding MTDIQTTTVSEEGYASTSEVGDFELSIDATGEQGPDPNSVLVADYASCFLPAFRVGGSQRGFDDLGTVQIDAEANLDDDDDLTGIRFDIYVEADLGDEVDEVVSRAEDICHVHAGLREGLHAEVSVTDDAF
- a CDS encoding DJ-1/PfpI family protein → MSGKKLLMIVGDFGEDLELMVPFQALQMVGHEVDAVCPEKEAGETVKTAVHDFRGDQTYLEERGHDFTLNATFDDVNPEAYDGLVVPGGRAPEYLRTYDAVLEYVRHFFEENKPVASLCHGPQILAAAGVLDGYEMTSYPAVRAECEAAGCAWVDEVTTDGNLVTGHDWSDHPEWLSQFLNVLGTSVDHEPASVAADD
- a CDS encoding cupin domain-containing protein, whose amino-acid sequence is MRRTAVDDVESTTFDDGTERHRLSDSLETAAIALNRYRVPPGSGLPGGLHAHADQEEAFVVTEGEATFETLDGEVVVEQSEVIRFAPGEFQSGRNGSDDELVVLAVGAPRESRDVRVPLRCRECGHDELRLRAADGDPELICPACDAAYSPQPCPACGHAEMRVALSKAGKIVAACPDCGGEFEDHI
- a CDS encoding HAD-IIA family hydrolase, coding for MEFRGAVLDVDGTVLRGNERIPGATTGLDALRRAGVDRVFFSNNPTKAPPVYAERFARAGIDVDPDEVLTSGTATTAYLEAEHAADSLFVVGETGLTAQFEDAGLTVTADPTAADAVVVSVDREFHYDDLVAAMVALEDESVPFLSTDPDMTIPAVDRDVPGSGAMTHAVAGVAGRSPDATLGKPSAHARRSALDRLGHDAERCLIVGDRLDTDIALGASAGMTTVLVKTGITDDRALAESAVEPDYVLDAFADIEQVLGGRRF
- a CDS encoding GTP cyclohydrolase III, translating into MTNTQLTLIQIDNYGPWTVTPEPRREMDLQTLQSRLFADLAQFVGSRDGYAFFTRFDNMVAVTNGLDRADHELMQESIRNRYPVTLSLGVGVDEVPVEALERATEEVQLAGSAQDGDRREVLGGEFHASSGTDDLHIAHFDVNDATGKYTDRLNEFDSFIHIEQGYASLMRHMREAHGALSFFVGGDNIISVCPSLSESKYRSAIEHVESEVGVELKVGVGAGESAHVAGFAAKHALEDCRHRGTDIEFAAAPAHVSDD
- a CDS encoding zinc-dependent alcohol dehydrogenase, coding for MPARSVTFTAPREVRVTESEVPTPDDGEVLVETAYSAISPGTELLIYRGEAPRELEADETIGALDGSLDYPLRYGYAAVGTVAAVGDAVDEAWLDRRVFAFHPHESHFCAPPTELHPVPDDCSTAAAALLPNVETAVNFVMDGRPMVGERVVVFGQGLVGLLTTAVLSSFPLAELVTVDSVAERRALSRAFGADESVAPEEIDDRFDPSGPSLDGDARGHTSDGADLTFELSGNPAALDAAVGVTGYDGRVVVGSWYGTKPVTLDLGGRFHRSRIRLQNSQVSTLDPSLRGRWDSDRRLDVSWDRLADFDAEGLLTHRVPVDEAERAYELLDSKSEASVGILFTYGGP
- a CDS encoding 6-pyruvoyl trahydropterin synthase family protein codes for the protein MYSVTVRRSFIAQHFLTVPDAGPEGELHSHRFGVELRFEGSTLNEYGYLVDIDDVKAALSPTVDRYRDATLNDLPEFEGQNPSVERLARVLCEAVVDEATLESPERVRVTVWEDEEAAAAYETAL
- a CDS encoding glycosyltransferase family 4 protein, coding for MRVGILVYGDLDERSGGFLYDRRVVEHLRERGDDVVVFSLPERGYLRSTADNLDGSLPRRIRAADLDVLLQDELCHPSLAWLNRRLGVDAPVVAVVHHIRAAEARSVWRNALVRRLERAYLRSVDAFVCNSETTRRAVSTLVGGDAAGTTAPSVVAYPAGDRFGTTVSAARVRERARDGPLRVVCVGNVTRRKNLETLLAGLARIRRPWELVVVGSLAVDAEYVAELRSAVDRLRLDGRVRFAGRLDDAALAALYERSHLFAMPSTHEGFGIAYVEAMGFGLPVVASAAGGASELVADRTNGYLVDPADPTEVTDAVAPLCRNRKRLARMGVAALATYEAHPTWAETGARVGSFLDSLAAGSDSA